The Bradyrhizobium ottawaense genome window below encodes:
- the pqqE gene encoding pyrroloquinoline quinone biosynthesis protein PqqE has product MSDVLGNPTVPPNASDSLAVLEKQRSTAETFGIPLAVLLEITHRCPLQCPYCSNPVELDRSGKELTTEEWKKVLSELAEIGVLQVHFSGGEPTARKDLVDLVKHASDVGLYTNLITSAVLLTREKLSDLADAGLCHVQISFQGIEEGLADRVAGYKGGHRKKLEVAKWTRELDLPLTVNAVMHRQNLHQLPDIIQMSVDLDADRLEVANVQYYGWALKNRAALMPTVAQLDECTRLVEEARERLKGTLAIDYVVPDYYALRPKKCMGGWGRQFFNISPAGKVLPCHAAESITGLDFESVRSNHSIAWIWQNSEAFNRYRGTGWMKEPCKSCEFREIDFGGCRCQAFALTGDAANTDPACALSPLHETIFKQAEREAEGETSRFLYRNFAGGTLESENGA; this is encoded by the coding sequence ATGAGCGATGTGCTCGGCAATCCCACCGTCCCGCCCAACGCCAGCGACAGCCTCGCGGTGCTGGAGAAGCAGCGCTCGACAGCGGAGACTTTTGGCATTCCGCTCGCCGTGCTGCTGGAGATCACCCATCGCTGCCCGCTGCAATGCCCCTACTGCTCCAACCCGGTGGAGCTCGATCGCTCGGGCAAGGAGCTGACCACCGAGGAATGGAAGAAGGTCTTGAGCGAGCTCGCCGAGATCGGCGTGCTGCAGGTGCATTTCTCCGGCGGCGAGCCGACGGCGCGCAAGGACCTCGTCGACCTCGTCAAGCATGCCAGCGACGTCGGCCTCTACACCAACCTGATCACCTCGGCCGTACTGCTGACGCGCGAGAAGCTCAGCGATCTCGCCGATGCCGGGCTCTGCCATGTGCAGATCTCGTTCCAGGGCATCGAGGAAGGCCTCGCCGATCGCGTCGCCGGCTACAAGGGCGGCCACCGCAAGAAGCTCGAGGTCGCAAAGTGGACGCGCGAGCTCGATCTGCCGCTCACCGTGAACGCGGTGATGCACCGGCAGAATTTGCACCAGCTGCCTGACATCATCCAGATGTCCGTCGATCTCGACGCCGACCGGCTCGAGGTCGCCAATGTGCAGTATTACGGCTGGGCGTTGAAGAACCGCGCCGCGCTGATGCCGACGGTGGCGCAGCTCGACGAATGTACCCGCCTCGTCGAGGAGGCGCGCGAACGGCTGAAGGGCACGCTTGCGATCGACTACGTCGTTCCCGATTACTACGCGCTGCGGCCGAAGAAATGCATGGGCGGCTGGGGCCGTCAGTTCTTCAACATCTCGCCCGCCGGCAAGGTGCTGCCCTGCCACGCCGCCGAGAGCATCACCGGGCTCGACTTCGAGTCGGTGCGCTCCAACCATTCGATCGCCTGGATCTGGCAGAACTCCGAGGCCTTCAACCGCTATCGCGGCACCGGCTGGATGAAGGAGCCGTGCAAGTCTTGCGAATTCCGCGAGATCGATTTCGGCGGCTGCCGCTGCCAGGCCTTTGCGCTGACCGGCGATGCCGCCAACACCGATCCCGCCTGCGCACTGTCGCCGCTGCACGAAACCATCTTCAAGCAGGCCGAGCGTGAGGCCGAGGGCGAGACCAGCCGCTTCCTCTATCGCAACTTCGCCGGCGGCACCCTGGAATCCGAGAATGGGGCCTGA
- the pqqD gene encoding pyrroloquinoline quinone biosynthesis peptide chaperone PqqD — MAGPRNISVSEASRPVLPRHAKLKYDETRKVWVILAPERVLAPDEIAVEVLQLCNGERSVGDIADALAVKYAAPREAILADVIVMLQDLADKGFLTEAREKTS, encoded by the coding sequence ATGGCCGGGCCGCGGAACATCAGCGTCAGCGAGGCAAGCCGCCCGGTGCTGCCGCGGCATGCCAAGCTGAAATATGACGAGACGCGAAAGGTCTGGGTGATCCTGGCGCCGGAACGTGTTCTGGCCCCGGACGAGATCGCAGTCGAGGTCCTGCAGCTCTGCAACGGCGAGCGCAGCGTCGGCGACATTGCGGACGCGTTGGCGGTCAAATACGCCGCGCCGCGCGAGGCGATCCTGGCCGATGTCATCGTCATGCTGCAGGATCTCGCCGACAAGGGCTTTCTCACGGAAGCCCGGGAGAAGACGTCATGA
- the pqqC gene encoding pyrroloquinoline-quinone synthase PqqC, with protein sequence MNAASMTGMTALSIGKDIKLTSAEELEAALRHIGATRYHSLHPFHKLLHGGKLNKGQVQAWALNRYYYQSTIPIKDAVVISRFRDRATRLEWRHRIEDHDGDVGSEGGIERWIKLTEGLGLDTAYVESTEGILPATRFAVEAYVHYCREKSPLEAIASSLTELFAPNLHEERISGMLEHYDFVNPDIMSYFKRRLTQAPRDAGFALDYVKAHARTPEERASVCNALIFKTNVLWVQLDALQHAYVEGNIPPGAFVPKAS encoded by the coding sequence GTGAATGCGGCGTCAATGACTGGAATGACTGCGCTCTCGATCGGCAAGGACATCAAGCTCACGAGCGCCGAGGAGCTGGAGGCGGCGCTGCGCCATATCGGGGCGACGCGCTATCACAGCCTGCATCCGTTCCATAAGCTGCTGCACGGCGGCAAGCTGAACAAGGGCCAGGTGCAGGCCTGGGCGCTGAACCGCTACTATTACCAGAGCACCATCCCGATCAAGGACGCGGTGGTGATCTCGCGCTTCCGCGACCGCGCCACGCGCCTGGAATGGCGCCATCGCATCGAGGACCATGACGGCGATGTCGGCTCCGAGGGCGGCATCGAGCGCTGGATCAAGCTGACGGAAGGACTCGGGCTCGACACGGCTTACGTGGAATCGACCGAAGGCATCTTGCCGGCGACGCGCTTCGCGGTCGAAGCCTACGTCCACTACTGCCGCGAGAAGAGCCCGCTGGAGGCGATCGCCTCCTCGCTTACCGAGCTGTTCGCGCCAAATCTGCATGAAGAACGCATCTCCGGCATGCTGGAGCACTATGATTTCGTCAATCCTGACATCATGAGCTACTTCAAGCGTCGCCTGACCCAGGCGCCGCGCGATGCCGGCTTTGCGCTCGACTATGTCAAGGCGCATGCAAGGACGCCGGAAGAGCGCGCCTCCGTCTGCAACGCGCTGATCTTCAAGACCAACGTGCTATGGGTGCAGCTCGACGCGCTCCAGCACGCCTATGTCGAGGGCAACATTCCGCCGGGCGCGTTCGTGCCCAAAGCGAGCTGA
- the pqqB gene encoding pyrroloquinoline quinone biosynthesis protein PqqB — MLRVVVLGAAAGGGVPQWNCGCEGCRAARENGHELLRTQASVAFSGDGEHWFLINASPDLRQQLNATPQLHPKAGALRHTPIAGVILTNSEVDAVAGLLSMREGSPFTVYAHEKVLAILKSNSIFDVLNEKNVRRQPIDISEPFEPRLPDGARSGLEVLAFAVPGKSAWYLEGKAHPGGESGDGDTLGLKITDKATGKCFYFIAACAEVTDALKAEIDGASLVFFDGTVWQDDEMIKCGLGHKTGKSMGHVAMSGQDGAIARLADLAIDRKIFLHINNSNPALLPASPERKAAEQAGWQIPADGTEIVL; from the coding sequence ATGCTTCGCGTCGTCGTCCTGGGCGCCGCAGCCGGCGGCGGAGTGCCGCAATGGAATTGCGGCTGCGAGGGCTGCCGGGCGGCCCGTGAGAACGGCCATGAACTCTTGAGAACCCAAGCCTCGGTCGCCTTCAGCGGCGACGGCGAGCACTGGTTCCTGATCAATGCCTCCCCGGACCTGCGGCAGCAATTGAATGCCACGCCGCAGCTGCACCCCAAAGCGGGCGCGCTGCGCCATACGCCGATCGCAGGCGTTATCCTGACCAACAGCGAGGTGGATGCGGTGGCAGGCCTGCTCTCGATGCGCGAGGGCTCGCCCTTCACGGTCTATGCGCACGAGAAGGTGCTGGCGATCCTGAAGAGCAACAGCATCTTCGACGTGCTGAACGAAAAGAACGTGCGGCGCCAGCCGATCGACATCAGCGAGCCGTTCGAACCGCGGCTACCGGATGGCGCGCGCTCCGGGCTGGAAGTGCTGGCCTTCGCAGTCCCCGGCAAGTCGGCCTGGTATCTGGAAGGCAAGGCGCATCCCGGTGGCGAGAGCGGCGACGGCGACACGCTGGGCCTGAAGATCACCGACAAGGCGACCGGCAAGTGCTTCTACTTCATCGCGGCGTGCGCCGAGGTGACCGACGCGCTGAAGGCCGAGATCGACGGCGCTTCGCTCGTGTTCTTCGACGGCACGGTCTGGCAGGACGACGAGATGATCAAATGCGGGCTCGGCCACAAGACCGGCAAGAGCATGGGACATGTCGCCATGTCCGGCCAGGACGGCGCCATCGCGCGGCTGGCCGACCTTGCTATCGACAGGAAGATATTTCTGCATATCAATAACTCGAACCCGGCGCTGCTGCCTGCCTCACCCGAGCGCAAGGCCGCTGAGCAGGCGGGCTGGCAGATACCGGCGGATGGAACGGAGATCGTGCTGTGA
- the pqqA gene encoding pyrroloquinoline quinone precursor peptide PqqA, with protein MAWKAPKIVEVPCGMEINMYVSATRK; from the coding sequence ATGGCCTGGAAAGCCCCGAAGATCGTCGAAGTGCCCTGCGGCATGGAAATCAACATGTACGTGAGCGCCACCCGCAAGTAA
- a CDS encoding DUF6894 family protein gives MPRYYFNTRIGDELIVDPEGEDLRNPDRAWEVARQMILEVVKSEGTQRALLDAVIEVTDAEGEIVLEFPFTEALLDIPDASATRH, from the coding sequence ATGCCCAGATACTACTTCAACACCCGTATCGGCGACGAACTGATCGTGGATCCCGAAGGCGAGGACCTGCGCAACCCCGACCGCGCCTGGGAGGTCGCCCGCCAGATGATCCTGGAGGTGGTGAAATCCGAGGGCACCCAGCGCGCCCTGCTGGACGCCGTGATCGAGGTGACCGACGCCGAAGGCGAGATCGTGCTGGAGTTCCCCTTCACCGAGGCGCTGCTGGACATCCCGGACGCGTCCGCGACGCGGCACTAG
- a CDS encoding amidase family protein, with protein MQDLWRLSAADLATLVKSKKVSAREAAKAGLARLDAVNPQLNAVIDHRPDDVLKQADAVDAAIARGEDPGVLAGVPVTIKANVDQEGFATTNGLKLQRDLIAREDNPVVANFRKAGAILLGRTNCPAFSYRWFTTNLVHGDTKNPRDASLTPGGSSGGAGSAVAAGIGHIAHGTDIAGSIRYPAYACGVHGLRPTLGRIPAFNPALPERPIGPQIMAVSGPLARTVNDLRISLAAMSARDIRDPWYAPVPLEGPARDKRAALCLNPDGLATTPEVKAAVIDAGKRLERAGWTVETIENTPSMREAVEWQIKLWLGDGYEAQLEMAEREGDPGALACLRGNRGRVTPMDQANYAKALTRRATLTRDWMLFFEKYAVLLTPVSGELPFPDHLDRKDDESFKRVWEAQLPQIAIPFMGLPGLVVSTGLVGKAPVGVHIVSGRYREDLCLLAGEAIEAGGVPPSPIDPVG; from the coding sequence ATGCAAGATCTCTGGCGCCTGTCGGCTGCCGACCTCGCCACCCTCGTCAAGTCCAAAAAGGTGTCCGCCAGGGAGGCCGCTAAGGCCGGTCTCGCCCGCCTGGACGCCGTCAATCCCCAGCTCAATGCGGTGATCGACCACCGGCCGGACGACGTGCTCAAGCAGGCCGACGCCGTCGATGCCGCCATCGCGCGGGGCGAGGACCCCGGCGTGCTCGCCGGCGTGCCCGTCACCATCAAGGCCAATGTCGACCAGGAGGGCTTTGCCACCACCAACGGCCTCAAGCTCCAGCGCGATTTGATCGCGCGCGAGGACAATCCGGTGGTCGCCAATTTCCGCAAAGCCGGCGCCATCCTGCTCGGCCGCACCAATTGCCCGGCCTTCTCCTATCGCTGGTTCACCACCAACCTCGTCCATGGCGACACCAAGAACCCGCGTGACGCCTCTCTGACCCCGGGCGGCTCGTCCGGCGGCGCCGGTTCGGCGGTCGCGGCCGGCATCGGCCATATCGCCCACGGCACCGACATCGCCGGCTCGATCCGCTACCCCGCCTATGCCTGCGGTGTGCACGGCCTGCGCCCGACGCTGGGCCGCATCCCCGCCTTCAATCCGGCACTGCCGGAGCGCCCGATCGGACCGCAGATCATGGCGGTCTCGGGTCCGCTGGCGCGCACCGTCAACGACCTCAGGATTTCACTGGCTGCGATGTCGGCCCGCGACATCCGCGATCCCTGGTACGCACCAGTGCCGCTGGAAGGCCCAGCACGGGACAAGCGCGCCGCGCTCTGCCTCAATCCGGACGGCCTTGCCACCACGCCCGAAGTGAAGGCGGCGGTGATCGATGCGGGCAAGCGCCTCGAGCGTGCCGGCTGGACGGTCGAGACGATCGAAAACACGCCGTCGATGCGCGAGGCGGTCGAGTGGCAGATCAAGCTTTGGCTCGGCGACGGCTATGAAGCGCAGCTGGAGATGGCCGAGCGCGAGGGCGATCCCGGTGCGCTGGCGTGCCTGCGCGGCAATCGCGGCAGGGTCACGCCGATGGATCAGGCCAATTACGCCAAGGCGCTGACGCGGCGGGCCACTCTGACCCGCGACTGGATGCTGTTCTTCGAAAAATACGCGGTGCTGCTGACGCCGGTGTCCGGCGAGCTGCCGTTCCCCGATCATCTCGATCGCAAGGACGATGAGTCCTTCAAGCGCGTCTGGGAAGCGCAGCTGCCGCAGATCGCCATTCCCTTCATGGGTCTGCCGGGCCTCGTGGTCTCCACGGGTCTGG